GCGGCGGGAGTAACAGTTTTGATTGTAGAAGTCATTAGCCGATTTATTTATAGTGCTAAGCGCGTAACTCTTGCGGATGGTAGCTTGGCTCCGAGACCATTAATCCAAGAACTACTAAATTCGCTAAAGATTGGTGTAATTTATGGCTTATTCCTTGAAGCCTTCAAGTTGGGATCTTGAAAGCCCGCTCAGCGAGCCTTCTTGATTCTTTACTTAAATTGCAGATTAATTGCGGCGATGGGTAACTTGATCGGCATAATCAGCAATACTTTCTGGCATCGCAACACCCGTCAAAATGATATTCACTTTAGGCGATCGCGTTTCTAGCACATTGAGCAACTCTTCTTCAGTAATTAGCGATCGCGCCACAAGCAAATTTGCCTCATCAAGGACAACTAAACCTGCATTACCAGATTTAATAACAACCTTGGCGTAGTCCCACAATTCTAAAACTGCGGTCTTTTCTTCATCGGTCAACTCGATCTCTGGGTTAGATAGATCGCGCTGAGCATCACAACGTAGCCATTCGAGATTTTCTACCAGCCGACGGGGATTACTCAAGCCTTGATTAATACCTGCTTGAAAAAGTTGGACGAGTAATACCTGTGTCCCTTGCCCTGCTACCCGCAACGCTTGAGCAATGATGTCAGCATAAAGGTTACGATGGGGCGCAATAAAAACCTGAACATTGCCTTTAATTGGTGTCACGAGAGATGTGGTTTTCGGTGAGTTGGTAACTGCGGGGTTAGTCTTAGGCTGATTGGTCTGGTTGTGATGAGTCTTGGGCTGATTCGCCTTAATCTGAGCCGTTTTAATTTGAGCCACCATAAACAAATCTAGTGTTTAATTTTCCATAAAGCATCATAGCAGACACTAGATATAGAAAAAGGTTGTAAAGATGACTTTATTATTTCTTATTGACTGATCCTTGTATAACGTTTTTAAGCAAGGTTTTGTTTCTTCGCCTTTGATGGAAACAAACCTCTGCCCTGTGCTTGAATGAAAAGCGCTATAAGTTAAGTAGTTGAAGAGGATTGATTTTTTGTTTTCAAATGAGTGCATACCCATTTGAAAGTTTCTATAAATGAGATCTTGCATCATTCTGGAAAGGGGTTGTAGAAAGAGCAGAAATATTAAAAAAGGGTGTAGTAGTAAATTAAATAACGATTATGGAAAGGATCGCACGCCTAAAAGCTAGTGTATAGACTAGTATGTGATACACACTGGTATCATGTATCGTCAGCTTTTTAGGGTTTCAAAGTGCGTACTTTGAAACCCCGTGAAAGGTTACCAATCAATCGTCACTTTTGTTTTGCTATTGATAAACTTAAAGCTTACAAAATGAGTAAATTAGTTGGACTTACGTAAGTCCAACTAATAAAGCTGAGACTAATTGCGAAATAACTACTCTCAGCTTACTTGGATTCTATTAAGGCGATCGCGGCTTCTAGCTTGGATGGATAGTTCTTGGCAAATTCCTCAAACCACAACCCTTCACCAGAGAGGGGATCAATCATTTTTAACCATTCCCTTGCCTTTTGTTCATAAATTTGACGGCCTTTCACTTTCTGGCGATCCTCTACCTGCTGCAAATCATGATTAACGGCACTACTGCTAGATGGCATTGGCTGGACATTTATTTCTACTTCTACAGCCTTAGTAACACCATTGCGTAAATCCTCTAATAGGCGATCTAGAGAACTAGGATTAGCTGCTGGTTTGACCTCAATATCTAGACCAGGTAAATCTTGATGCGAACGCTCAGATTTAAGCTGAGACTCAGGTTTTTTATTCACGTCAGGATCTGTGTATTTATTCTGAAGATCCGTAAGAATGGACTCAAGAGATTCCATTTATTTCCTCAATCATTAATTGCACTTAATAAAACTTCCGCAAGGGTCATATCTTCCATATCAGCCAGCGTAATCGTATCGACAATATCGAAGTTCGCGCCAATGCTTTGCAATTTATCATCTAGAGCCTTCAAAAAGTCGGTCGCACTCGCATCAGTACCAACTTGAATAAAGGAAAGCGCTAGCTCAGCATCAGTATTTAGGCGGCGCGTCGCTTCGATAATTACTTCAAACACGGAACGGCGATCGTCGGGTTCACCATCGGTAATTACTAAAATAGTTTCTCCTGTTTTGATTTGCCCAGCCTTTTTGCGCTGAAAGAAGTTATTAATCGCATCCTGCAAAACTGCGGTCAAATTTGTCCCACCCATTGGGTCATTCTCTTGGAAGATTTGCTCAACCTTAGCCGCAGAGACATTATCAAAGCGTTTAAATTTTCCCGAAAACAAATACAACGTAATCCCATCGGGATCTAGTTGATCACATTTTCGAGCAAGGGCAAGCGTAGATTCCTTGACAATCTCCCATCGACTTTTGTTTGTACCTCTATCGATATTAGACATACTGCCGCTTTTATCGATAATCAGCGTATAGTCGCGTTTGTCTAGCATATACAACTCTTATATAAAGATGATGAACTAGCTAAAATTATATCTCACACACTCAGATGAGCTGTACTGAAGAATAAAAGGCAGCACTAAGCACTGCCTTTTATTGGTTTGCAGTAGAATAAGCCATAGTTTTTTATTCTTTGCTGCTATGAGTCAAACCGATAACCTAGAAGAGCGCTTTCGTGAGCTAGAGCGCGAAGTGATGGGCAAGCAACAAGCAAATAAGCAAACCCACGAACCTGATAAGCGGGCTGAGCCAGAATTTGTGGCAGTTAGCCAAGGTGTGGATGCCGCGAAAACTAGTTTAAGTAGCCTCATCGATTGGGTAAATAGCTTGACTGGGGCAACTAAAATTGCCGCAATTGTTGTGATCGGACTAGTCGCATTTACAATTCTGAATTTTGTGTTTAAACTAGTGACAGCCGCAATTTCTATCGGCATTCTGGCGCTAGTCGGATTTATTTTATATAAAGTATTCTTTGAGCCTAATCCTAAATAGCTTGGTCAGCATTTTTTGCTAGCCACAGCCCCCAATAAGCTTCTATCAGGGTTAAACCTATGCCTATTTCTCGTGCATCCCGCAGACCGATCCAGCCCAAGTTGCGTTCTATGCCTCTGCGAAAAACACCTTCAGCGATATATATCCAGATGCATCAACTTGCTAATGAGAAAGAGCGTTTGCAGGAGGAGCTAGTCAGAGTCTGCGATCGCCAGCAACAAATCATCGATCGCCTTGCTGAATTAGATCGCAACCTCGCACAACTGGATCTTGATGTCGAGAATAATGCGGTGAATGCTGAGATGTCTGAAGCCCAATTTGTAAATAAAATTAAAGCCAAACCCACCGAGCGCATTCAAAAAACTCGCGGCGTAACCTACGAAAGTATGACCATTGAGTATTGATTATGATAAGCGGCGCTTATCATTAATGTCTAGAGAAGCACCCATTGGGTGCTTTTTTGCGATTTTGGGAATAGCTATAATGCAATCAGTACTATTAAGAGAAATACATTAACATGGGCAAAAACAAGGAAAAATCTGCTGATAAAGAGCTATCCAGCACAATTAATATTGGTATTTCTGAAGATGATCGGACAGCGATCGCAGATGGACTTTCGCGTTTACTCGCTGATACCTATACCCTTTACCTGAAAACCCATAACTTCCACTGGAACGTCACGGGACCAATGTTCAATACCTTGCACCTCATGTTTGAAGCGCAATATACCGAACTTGCCCTCGCTGTTGACCTGATTGCCGAACGGATTCGCTCTCTCGGAATTCCTGCCCCTGGCACATATTCCGCCTACGCTAAGCTCACCTCGATTCCTGAAACTGAGGGAGTACCTAAGGCAACGGAAATGATCAAGTTGCTCGTGGAAGGGCAAGAGGCAGTAGTAAGAACTGCGCGTTCTATTTTTCCGATCGCGGAAAAGGCTAATGATGAACCAACTGCCGATCTATTAACTCAACGCTTGCAAGTCCATGAAAAAACTGCATGGATGCTGAGAAGTTTGCTAGAAGACTAATCTCGCGTTCACCGTCCCTCCCATTCGACTAAGGTACACACAAGTTATAAAACCTAACTAAGTCAACAATTTATCGCCCCCTAGCCCCCAATTCTGGGGGGACAAGAGTTTCAAAGTCCCCCAGAATTGGGGGATTTAGGGGGCTTAGATATCTTGAAACGTAAAGAGGTAGACTTTGTACAAGCTCTCTCCCAATGGGAGAGGGGAGTAAAGTTTTTCCTGATTCCTAATTATTTTTATCAAATTTATCGAAGTTGAATAATCCGCTTTTCTTGACAGGCTTCTCCATATTCCTTTTGTTGTTGCAAGTCCCCGCAACCCTTGTACTCCTAAAAAGGCTTAGCACTGCCCGCGATCGCACGCCGCCACTATTACCTCTCGAAGCAACTGACGAAGCATTAGCCAAACAAAATCCGAATGTTTCGATTGTGATACCAACGCTTAACGAAATTGAGCGTTTGCCGACTTGTTTAGAAGGCTTGCGCGATCAGGCTGCTAAGGAAATCATCATCGTCGATAGCCGATCGCAGGATGGCACACCTGAATATGTGCAGAAATTGCAAAAAGATTTCCCGATTCCTTTAAAGCTAATTACCGATGATCCTTTGCCAGAAGGTTGGGTTGGTCGTCCTTGGGCTTTACATACAGGATTTTTAAATAGTGATCCGACTAGTGAATGGATTCTCGGTATTGATGCCGATACTTTTCCACAAAAGGGGCTAGTCGCTAGTTTTGTGCAGAAAGCCACTGCTGACAATTTTGACATTGTTTCCCTCTCGCCAAAATTTATTCTCAAAACCGCAGGCGAACAATGGCTCCAACCTGCATTGTTAATCACCTTGATTTTTAGATTTGGGGCAACAGGCGATCGCAACCAATTTACCGAAGATCGGGTGATGGCAAATGGTCAATGCTTTTTATCAAAACGTGCCAAACTGGTCGAAATCAATGGCTATGAGCTTGCCAAGTCTTCATTTTGCGATGATGTCACCCTTGCTAGAGCCGCTGCTCAAAAGGGCGCAAAGGTAGGATTTCTCGATGGGGCAGCCTTGATGCAGGTACGTATGTATATCTCTATGCAGGAAACATGGAAGGAATGGGGGCGATCACTCGATCTCAAGGATGCCTCAACGCCTAGTCAAACCTTCGCGGATTGTTTATTACTCACTGCGGTTCAAGGGCTACCTATTCCGCTACTAATTGCCCTATCCATCTGGCAACCAGCACCATCATTATTCATCAATACTTTATTCTGGCTCAATGCCTTTTTAGTATTGATCCGATGCTTACTGGTATTTGGTATCCGTACTAGTTATACCGAAGTTGGCTTCTGGTTTTGGCTTTCCCCCCTCGCCGATCCCTTTGCTGTAATTCGGATCTGGATTTCTTCAGTCACAAAACCGAAAAGTTGGCGCGGGCGCACCTATTAAAACACATATTAAAAAAGCAGCGCCAAGCGCTGCTTTTTTAGAAAAAATTATTAGAAATAAACAACACGGCTATCAAAATTTTGGCGGCGCATCGTCAGGTTTAAGGTTTCAGCACTTGGGCGATCGGGGAAACCTTGTACTTCAATATAAGTGCCTCGATAGGACGATCTCAATTGAGCAGTAGGAACAACTGTTTGCACCCTTTGTAACTCCGAGACAGAACCAGTAGGAACGATGACAAAATAGTGCAGTTGTGAGACATCGTTTGTGGGTTGGCTATTTGCGGGAATGGGTTGTGAAGCGGTTTGAATCGGTATCGGTTGGTTTTGCTGAGGAATTGGTTGAGGCTGAGGCGATCGCACAATCTCAATCGAATTAGGCTGAGAGTTATTGGGATTTGATGTATTAGGAAATCCTGAATTTGGTACACCAGGTAAAGAATCATTCCTTGGGATGGAATCCACAGGTATGGGTGCAGAACTATTGGGTACAGGGTTAGAGGTAGGAATTGATGGAATTGTATTTGCTGGATTAGTCGCAAATTTACTTTGGACGATTCTAATTTGGGGTGCGAGTCCAGCTTGACTAAACTGTGCGGCACGTCTTTGGGCAAGATTTAGATTATTAAAGCGTCCTAGTTGCACCACTTGCTCGCCTGTATCTAAACGGCTCACAAAGGCGTCAGGAGCTAAAATCTTTGCCTGTTTAATATTTGCCACATTCGGCAGATATACGAGGTATTGAGTTGCACCAGAGTTGGTCGGAGTGACTGGTACAGAATCATTAGGGAAAGACTGGGCATTTGCCGAGGCGCTAAAGCTGATATTGGTACTAATACTCGCTAGAGATATTAGCCCAATGGCAAAACTACGAAGAGGTGTATGTGTGTGGAGTCTCATATTGCTTGCCAGCCGAAGGTAGCGAAATAAAAAATTAAGTTTCGGGAAATTGGGCGCGATTGTACCATACTCTACAAGACTCACATAATCCCTATTTAGTTCAATATTTATTTACATCGCAAAGCGCTGACTTGAAATCCAGAGAAAATTTTGAAAGCACGGCTTCGCCGTGCTTTCAAAATTTTCTCTGGACTACTTTAAGCATCTATAGGGTTTCACTGAGTCAGTGCATAGCGCTGACTCAATGAAACCCAAAATTGTGAATTCTTGCTTGGCGTGTTTTAATTCGTATTGCTATACAAATAACGGAAATCATGGCAGTAGATCTGACTCGCGTCCAACCACCTCTTAAGGTTTATCCGCCCAAACCCAACCAATTTTTATTGAAGCTCATACGGCTGGTAACGCCTTTTTGGTTAAGGGGACAATGTGGAATTAAGCAGATTGAAACCCGATATATCGATCGCCTTGTGGAAGCCACTAAAAAATTTCAGGATGGCAAATCGCGATATCTATTAGCTTTTCGGCATCCCACCACAGATGACCCCTTCGCGATGTTGTATCTGCTTGCTTATGCTGTGCCCGAACAAGCACGAGAAATGGGCATTAAGTTAACGAAGACTCCCCATAGCAGTTTTGTATATGATCGCGGGATTTCTTTCTGGGCGGGAGAATATATTAATTGGCTATTTCCAGCACTAGGGGGGATTTCTATATTTCGGGGCAAACTCGATCGCGCTGCCTTAAACCTGATCCGTCAACAAATCATCAATGGCAAAGAGCCTCTTTCTATGGCTCCTGAAGGGGGGACTAATGGCAAAAGTGAACTGGTTGCCGAACTAGAACCGGGCATCGCTCAAATTGGCTTCTGGTCTGCGGAGGACTTGCTCAAAGAAGGGCGTACCGAAGAAATGCTGATTATTCCCGTGGGGATTCAGTACGAATATTCAGCCAAAGCTTGGGGGGCGATCGATCAAACGATTCTTACTATCGAAAAGGAATGTGGTGTTACCAAACCTGAAATTACGCCCGACACACGCTATCAACGCCTCTATGATTTAGGTAGTTATTTAGTACAGTGGGTCAGCGATTATTACAAAACTTTTTATGGCAGCTATGCCAGTACTGATACAACAATCACGGATACCGATGATTTAGCAACTCGCGTACAGGACTTAGCCGATCGCATTTTGCGCGTGGCAGAAATGAATTTTGGCATCAAATCTAAAGGCACTGCGATCGATCGCTGTCGTCGCCTCGAACAAGCGGGATGGGATCGCATTTTTCGTAATGACATCAAGGGTATTGCCCAGTTATCACAGGTCGAGCGTAGCTTTGCCGATCAACTTGCCCTCGAAGCTAACTACAGCAATTGGCACATGAAAATCGCCGAAAGTATTATTGGTGTGACCAGCGACTATGTTCGTCAACATCCTAGCCCTAGTCGCTATGTGGAAGTTTTAAAATTAATGTGGAGCGTGTTGCAGCGTGTCACCGAGCGCGATCCAGATTCAGTTTTTAAAGAAACTCCTAGTTTTGGCGATCGCAAGGTAATTATTTCTGTCGCTGAGCCTCTGTCAGTCTCCGACCGTTTACCTGAATACCAATCCAGCCGCACTGCTGCCAAGGAATGTACTCGTAAACTCACCGAAGAGATTTCCAATTCCCTCAACAACTTAATTGTGCGATCAACGCTTTAATTTTGTAAACACAGAGCCAATGCAATGGTAAACACAAAATTAGTCGAGACCCTCATACAGGTCATTCACACACTTTCTACAGAAGAGCGCTTTTTGCTTGAGGAGAAATTATTTCTCGAAACATCAAATATATCAACCAAGGAGATTTCGCAATTAGCCATGGTTGGTGGTTCCTTTGATTTTTTAGAGCATGAACCTGAACTTTACAGCTTAGAAGATGGTGAGCCTGTATGATTTCCTTGCAAAAATGAGATTAGGGACTTGACGAGAAAAAAGGTATCACCGAGTTTGTACGGCTTCGACTTCGCTCAGCCAACGTTGGCTGAGCGAAGTCGAAGCCGTAGCTACTTTAATTAATCGCAAGTCCCTTATGTCTAGTAATTTGCCTAAGGGAAAGAGGATTAAGTCAGATTATATAAACTCTGGCAATCTTCGAGATTGAGGCGCGATCGCGTAGCAATACCCATTGATGAGGTTTCACCACGCGATAGGTGGATTGCGCCTGCACAGCCAATCATCGCCGCATTGTCAGTGCATAAACTTAAGGGAGGAAAGATTGCTCGAATATTATTTTCGGCGGACATGGTGACTAAACGCGATCGCAAGGCACTATTGGCGGCGACACCACCAACCGCCACAATGGTCGATAAATTATGCTCGATCGCGCATTTAATCGAGCGAGTTGCCAGAGCTGCTGCCACAGTTTCTTGAAAACTAGCGGCAATATCAGCGATCGGCAATTCTTCTCCATTGGGGCTTAACTTTTGGGTCAGTCGCAATACTGCCGTTTTTAATCCACTAAAACTAGAATCATAGGGAAAATCGGGAATTCGTCCCTGCGGCAATTTGTATGCTTTGGGATTGCCAGAGCTAGAGATTTTGTCAATTACTGGTCCCCCCGGATAGCCTAACCCAAGCAATCGTGCCACTTTATCAAAGGCTTCCCCTGCGGCATCATCACGGGTTTTACCCATTACCTGATAGTCGGTATAGTCCTTAACGAGAATAATGCTGCTATGTCCACCAGAAACCAATAAGCATAAAAATGGTGGTTCTAAAGTCGGATCAGCAAGTAAAGCTGAGCAAATATGCCCTTCAAGGTGATGCACAGCGATTAAAGTTTTTTTATGGAGCATCGCTAAGGTTTTGGCGGCTGTCACCCCAATCATCAATGAGCCAATTAAACCGGGGGCTGTCGTGACCGCAATTCCATCGATCTCTGACCATGTTTTACCCGATTCGCGGTATGCTTGAGCGATCGCAGGATTAATTGTCTCTACATGTTGACGTGCGGCAATCTCAGGCACAACGCCACCATAGAGGGCATGGGTTTGAATTTGCGACGAAACCACGCTACTAAGAATTTGGCGATCGCATACTACCGCCGCCGCCGTTTCATCACAGCTAGATTCGATCGCAAGAATAGTTGGCATTTCTAAACAAAATTAAGATGATCTAGATGTCGATTTGCGACATCTAGATCATCTTAATTGATAATTTACTTTACAGGATGTGAAGATTGCTTTACCAAGGCGCGATCGCTGATATACGATCTGAAACCAAGTTCCCAAACGAAAATCTCGTTATTTTTGCCTAATCTTAAACAAAGGTAAGTTAAGGTCAGTCTATGAAAAGACTTTTTGCTCTCATTCTAGTTATTGCTTTGTGGTTTGGCGTTAGCCTTTCCTCAACCCCTGCTGCATACGCAGACTTCTCAGCTTTGACCCCTTGTGCTTCTTCTGCTGCTTTCCAAGATCGTTTGCAAACAGAAGTTGATGGTTACACTGCACGTCTAGCTAATTTCAAA
The sequence above is drawn from the Pseudanabaena yagii GIHE-NHR1 genome and encodes:
- a CDS encoding DUF565 domain-containing protein, which translates into the protein MQNTRISTIVSVVSGQIYRWSRQSWRRSSLILISLLMGFFLASVISTSTGAKSNLDIVAAGVTVLIVEVISRFIYSAKRVTLADGSLAPRPLIQELLNSLKIGVIYGLFLEAFKLGS
- a CDS encoding cob(I)yrinic acid a,c-diamide adenosyltransferase, which gives rise to MVAQIKTAQIKANQPKTHHNQTNQPKTNPAVTNSPKTTSLVTPIKGNVQVFIAPHRNLYADIIAQALRVAGQGTQVLLVQLFQAGINQGLSNPRRLVENLEWLRCDAQRDLSNPEIELTDEEKTAVLELWDYAKVVIKSGNAGLVVLDEANLLVARSLITEEELLNVLETRSPKVNIILTGVAMPESIADYADQVTHRRN
- a CDS encoding salt stress protein, Slr1339 family — protein: MESLESILTDLQNKYTDPDVNKKPESQLKSERSHQDLPGLDIEVKPAANPSSLDRLLEDLRNGVTKAVEVEINVQPMPSSSSAVNHDLQQVEDRQKVKGRQIYEQKAREWLKMIDPLSGEGLWFEEFAKNYPSKLEAAIALIESK
- a CDS encoding vWA domain-containing protein, with the translated sequence MLDKRDYTLIIDKSGSMSNIDRGTNKSRWEIVKESTLALARKCDQLDPDGITLYLFSGKFKRFDNVSAAKVEQIFQENDPMGGTNLTAVLQDAINNFFQRKKAGQIKTGETILVITDGEPDDRRSVFEVIIEATRRLNTDAELALSFIQVGTDASATDFLKALDDKLQSIGANFDIVDTITLADMEDMTLAEVLLSAIND
- a CDS encoding Dps family protein, translating into MGKNKEKSADKELSSTINIGISEDDRTAIADGLSRLLADTYTLYLKTHNFHWNVTGPMFNTLHLMFEAQYTELALAVDLIAERIRSLGIPAPGTYSAYAKLTSIPETEGVPKATEMIKLLVEGQEAVVRTARSIFPIAEKANDEPTADLLTQRLQVHEKTAWMLRSLLED
- a CDS encoding glycosyltransferase is translated as MNNPLFLTGFSIFLLLLQVPATLVLLKRLSTARDRTPPLLPLEATDEALAKQNPNVSIVIPTLNEIERLPTCLEGLRDQAAKEIIIVDSRSQDGTPEYVQKLQKDFPIPLKLITDDPLPEGWVGRPWALHTGFLNSDPTSEWILGIDADTFPQKGLVASFVQKATADNFDIVSLSPKFILKTAGEQWLQPALLITLIFRFGATGDRNQFTEDRVMANGQCFLSKRAKLVEINGYELAKSSFCDDVTLARAAAQKGAKVGFLDGAALMQVRMYISMQETWKEWGRSLDLKDASTPSQTFADCLLLTAVQGLPIPLLIALSIWQPAPSLFINTLFWLNAFLVLIRCLLVFGIRTSYTEVGFWFWLSPLADPFAVIRIWISSVTKPKSWRGRTY
- a CDS encoding lysophospholipid acyltransferase family protein, with the protein product MAVDLTRVQPPLKVYPPKPNQFLLKLIRLVTPFWLRGQCGIKQIETRYIDRLVEATKKFQDGKSRYLLAFRHPTTDDPFAMLYLLAYAVPEQAREMGIKLTKTPHSSFVYDRGISFWAGEYINWLFPALGGISIFRGKLDRAALNLIRQQIINGKEPLSMAPEGGTNGKSELVAELEPGIAQIGFWSAEDLLKEGRTEEMLIIPVGIQYEYSAKAWGAIDQTILTIEKECGVTKPEITPDTRYQRLYDLGSYLVQWVSDYYKTFYGSYASTDTTITDTDDLATRVQDLADRILRVAEMNFGIKSKGTAIDRCRRLEQAGWDRIFRNDIKGIAQLSQVERSFADQLALEANYSNWHMKIAESIIGVTSDYVRQHPSPSRYVEVLKLMWSVLQRVTERDPDSVFKETPSFGDRKVIISVAEPLSVSDRLPEYQSSRTAAKECTRKLTEEISNSLNNLIVRSTL
- the tsaD gene encoding tRNA (adenosine(37)-N6)-threonylcarbamoyltransferase complex transferase subunit TsaD, which gives rise to MPTILAIESSCDETAAAVVCDRQILSSVVSSQIQTHALYGGVVPEIAARQHVETINPAIAQAYRESGKTWSEIDGIAVTTAPGLIGSLMIGVTAAKTLAMLHKKTLIAVHHLEGHICSALLADPTLEPPFLCLLVSGGHSSIILVKDYTDYQVMGKTRDDAAGEAFDKVARLLGLGYPGGPVIDKISSSGNPKAYKLPQGRIPDFPYDSSFSGLKTAVLRLTQKLSPNGEELPIADIAASFQETVAAALATRSIKCAIEHNLSTIVAVGGVAANSALRSRLVTMSAENNIRAIFPPLSLCTDNAAMIGCAGAIHLSRGETSSMGIATRSRLNLEDCQSLYNLT